A window of Chryseobacterium aquaeductus genomic DNA:
TTTTGATTCCCCAATTACCTGTCTACCATAAATACTGTTGTGCCCAGAGAATAAGTAAGAAACCGTAGATGCAACGGAAACGTATACTCCGCATTCTACACCGAATAATTCTATTGCCATAATGCTGCATGCAATCGGTGTATTGGTAGCACCTGCAAAAACGGCAACAAAACCCATTCCTGCCAAAAGTCCTAATGGTAAAGGGATGAAAAGAGCCAATGCATTTCCTAATGTTGCTCCGATAAAGAATAGTGGTGTTACCTCTCCGCCTTTAAAACCTGCAGAAAGTGTGATGATGGTCAATATCATCTTTATGGCAAAATCATACGCAGGCAATTGCTGATCAAAGGATTGCACAATGGTAGGAATTCCCAAACCAATATATTTTGTTGTTCCCAATGCCCAAACTAAGCATACTACAATGATACCTCCCACGAATGGTCGTAATGGCGGATATTTTATTTTAGATTTAAAGAAATTACCTGATTTATGAATGATTTTACTAAATGCAGACGCACAGAGACCAAAAACGATCCCTGCAAATATAGCATAGACGATATTGATAAACGAAACGTCAGGAATATAATTGATATGGTAATGCGTATGTGGTGTCTGCCAAAGTTTGGTAACGATGTCTGCAATCACAGCAGTGATCAATGCCGGAAACAATGCATTATATCGTATTTTTCCTATGAGAAAAAATTCTATCGCAAAAAAAGCTCCTGCCAACGGCGTACCAAATACAGACCCGAATCCTCCGGCAACAGCCGCAATGATTAAAATTTTTCTATCAGAATCTGAAAGTTTCAGTGGTTTGCTGAATTGGTCTGCTATTGCACCGGCCATTTGAAGAGCTGTACCTTCACGCCCTGCCGATCCACCAAAAAAATGAGTAATGATGGTGCCCAAATAAACAAACGGAGCCATCTTGAAAGGGATGATTTGTTTGGGTTCGTGAATGGTGTCTATGAGTAAATTATTTCCTGCTTCGGCATCTTTACCAAAATAATAGTAGAGTAATCCGACCATAAAACCGCCAATTGGCAATAATGTGATAATCCAAATATTATTTTCTCTAAAATCTGTTGCCCAATTCAAAGATTGTAGAAAACCTGCAGAAGCGGTTCCTATACAGATTCCGATTATCAGACAGATTGCTGTCCATCTTAAAATGTAGGGTAGTGAAGGATATTTTCTGAAAAAAAGCTTTGATAATAAAAGCAGTTTTCCGGGGATAGATCTTTGTTTATTTTTAGACATAATTTACCTGATATAAATTGTTCAACAATCAATAAATCAGGCGTCATCAGCTCATTAAAAGCGGTTGGGTAAGGAAGAACACCATTTCCTTTTATGTGCAGCAAAGATATAATTTTATTTTAAATTTTTCATTTTCAAGTCCTATTTTTAGTTATGCTGTCGGTTAATTTAAATGTAATGAATTAAATTTTAAGTATTAAAATTCTTCTTCCACTAATTTGCCATTTACTACGGCACCCGTAAGGTTTCCACTATAAACTGCATTGGCAACTGAACGCAGCATATTTGTATTATCACCACAGGCAAAAATTCCAGATATATTGGTTTCCTGAAATTGATTCACTTTAAGATGACCTAGTTCTGTAAGTTCGCAACCTAATGAAATCGGTATGTCAGAATGTTGTGTAAATGGCAGAGAAGCATATGGTGTATCAATTTTTTTTTCAGTACCATCTGAGAATATTATTTTTTCAATATTTCCTTTTTTGTGCTCAATTTCTTTGATACTTGTTTCTATTATTTCGATGTAGTGTTTTTTCAGCTTCTCAAATTGTTCTTCATTGAAGTCGGCTTTACCACTGGTGAGCAAAGCAACATGATCCGAAAGATAACTGATCAAAGATGCTAAATGAAATCCACTTGCACCATTAGCAAATATGCCTGTTTTTTTTGAAATTCGTAGCCGTGACAGTACGGGCAGTGAATTACAGAAGTTCCCCAGCATTCTGCAAAACCTTTGATATCTGACATTGTATCTTTTATTCCTGTTGCAAAAATCAATTTCATTACAGAGAATTTGTCTCCTTTTTTAGTTGTTACTTCAAAACCATCCGCTGTTTTTGTTCCAAAAATGGCTAATCCGTTATAAAATTTTACAGTTTCGTATTTTTCAACTTGATGTTTTGCAATTATCGGATTCTCATAGAAGCGGACACCTGATTGAATAATTAGAAAATAATTGCTCTCTGTCGTGTCAACCGGTAACCAAGACCACCTATAAATTCTGAAATTGAAATTCTGGCACTATATGTTTAATTGTTAGGATATATTAAATTAAGTCTCCCACTAAAATCATTATAGTTAATGCGAAATAATAAGCCTCGCTTTGTTCTGTATTCAATTGATGTTTGAATAATCAACCCTGATGATATACTTTCTGAATTATGGTTGATATACCCAATTTGTAATTCAGGCATAAAGA
This region includes:
- a CDS encoding voltage-gated chloride channel family protein: MSKNKQRSIPGKLLLLSKLFFRKYPSLPYILRWTAICLIIGICIGTASAGFLQSLNWATDFRENNIWIITLLPIGGFMVGLLYYYFGKDAEAGNNLLIDTIHEPKQIIPFKMAPFVYLGTIITHFFGGSAGREGTALQMAGAIADQFSKPLKLSDSDRKILIIAAVAGGFGSVFGTPLAGAFFAIEFFLIGKIRYNALFPALITAVIADIVTKLWQTPHTHYHINYIPDVSFINIVYAIFAGIVFGLCASAFSKIIHKSGNFFKSKIKYPPLRPFVGGIIVVCLVWALGTTKYIGLGIPTIVQSFDQQLPAYDFAIKMILTIITLSAGFKGGEVTPLFFIGATLGNALALFIPLPLGLLAGMGFVAVFAGATNTPIACSIMAIELFGVECGVYVSVASTVSYLFSGHNSIYGRQVIGESKHLRFSNQEGKRFNEL
- a CDS encoding FAD-dependent oxidoreductase, whose product is MISYLSDHVALLTSGKADFNEEQFEKLKKHYIEIIETSIKEIEHKKGNIEKIIFSDGTEKKIDTPYASLPFTQHSDIPISLGCELTELGHLKVNQFQETNISGIFACGDNTNMLRSVANAVYSGNLTGAVVNGKLVEEEF